Part of the Cryptococcus neoformans var. grubii H99 chromosome 2, complete sequence genome is shown below.
gaagccgcTGTTTATGAGTAAACAATATAGACATCAGATGTCGCAGAAGAAACAAGGCAAACAGGCTAAATTTGGGTCCTACAAGTATACCGCTGCCGATTTGTACGGAAAACGTAAGCTCCCTTACCTTTTCTAAGCAACATATGTCTAACAATGTTGGTGTTCAGGGATCCTCCTTTCGGTCAATCAATTCTCCCCTCGGCAATTTGACAAACTATTTATCGTCATCTCGTCTAATGAGGTTGGTGTCTTCAACCTTGAACTTTCATATCCGTCTTCTACAACTGTGCCTGGCGGTTTGCTGGGCCAGGATGAGGTTCGAATGGAAGATCTGTTGGGTGCGCAGTACGAGAACAAGGAGCGTCTAGACATGTTTGAAGGGCAGGCGGCGTTTAGTCTCAACATGTTGATTCATCAGATCAACAAGAGTAAGTCGCACCATTTTGGAGTTACAACATGGATCATTGCTTACGGAATGCACAGAATTCTACCATTCGTAGCATGATATTTTGGGGGGACATGATCAATTTATACTCGTACCGTATGGACAtttttgtttgttggcGGATCTAGGCTCAAGTAGACATATAATGATTTAATGACCTGTCATATTTAAAAGGAGTATGACAGATGACATATGTGCATTATATGATGACAgatgatcatcatctttaGATGACAAAAACAAATGTTTGGGATCTACTGGCCGACTACCAATTGGATAGTATATCTTCATGTGTCTGTGATGAACTTGAGGATTGAAGCTAGCAGAAGGCGAGTTAGGACCGTTGAATGATGATAGCTGGTAATAATTAATAACAGTGGCAACATGAAAGCAGTCGCGATGCGAGCTCCATCTCACTTCCTCGCTATCTCGCCACCAAAATTGATCTATGCAGGATTAATTACGTAATTCTCCAGCCAATTCTTGAATATCACTGGCTGTTGTTGGCCCCGTTAATAATATTTTGGCAAGTAGAGGCGCTTCTTGGCGAGTTTGGCTGCGTTAGGCGAAGGAACCAGCTAGGTTCGTCTTGTATGGAGCGGCGAAAAAACCCTTGTTTCCGGATATCTTCAACGTAGCCCATGCATCTCTCGTATACTGGCCTATCATTGTATATAATATAATCTACAACCATGTGCAATATAGTCTGTTGCCTTCAAGTTTTTATAAACACAACATCCAGTCTGCTTTTTTGAGTTTTCAAGACTGGTTTGGCCTTGAAGAATCAACCTGGTGTCCGACTCTTTTGACTATCATTACCACGACTACTCCTATTCCGATCAGGCTAGTGAAGACAAATGAAAGAGAATTACGCCGTCGAGAATGCTTTAGGAACCATTGGTGCGGTCTTGTGGATGATTCAAAATATCCCCCAGGTCATCAAGTCATACCGCGAGAAGTCTACCAAGGGGCTATCAGCTTCACTCATGTTGTGAGTCAAACAtgtttttccttttttttttcctttttttttccttggcAAATTGAACTGaccaagaaaaaaaaaagcataTGGGCACTGGGGACTGTGATTCACGGTGCTTACATTATTGCTCAAAACTTTTCTATTCCATTACAAGTCCAGCCACAAGTTTTCGCAGCGCTCGCTACCGTTTCTTGGTGTCAATGTCTGCATTATGGCAAAGGCTACTCGGTCAAATCCGTGTGGGCAATATTCATCGTCCTTTGTGGTATTTTCGCGGGGTTCGAGGTCGGTAGTGTGTATGCACTCTGGGTGAGGTTTACCGATCAATCCGCTCGTTTAATTGAATTGCTGACATTTTGGGTTGGTATTTTAGGCAGGGCACCGAAACGGAGTGGAGTGGCCAACCTTGATGTATGGATATCTCTCTGCTGTCCTTTTG
Proteins encoded:
- a CDS encoding integral membrane protein; this encodes MKENYAVENALGTIGAVLWMIQNIPQVIKSYREKSTKGLSASLMFIWALGTVIHGAYIIAQNFSIPLQVQPQVFAALATVSWCQCLHYGKGYSVKSVWAIFIVLCGIFAGFEVGSVYALWAGHRNGVEWPTLMYGYLSAVLLALGLLPQYWEIYKYREVIGISILFMAIDILGGVFSFLSLLFRKDLDIAGFVSYALVVVLDGIIVALYFILNPIAKRRRAREAEKQRPGDEAGIEGGLNTRVSRSPTLIAHGFTVEKQNTR